One window from the genome of Salvelinus namaycush isolate Seneca chromosome 19, SaNama_1.0, whole genome shotgun sequence encodes:
- the LOC120063654 gene encoding trace amine-associated receptor 8a-like, producing the protein MEKHEDIQYCFQDGNSSCRKVLLSTSIYITLYIFFSLISAVTVFLNVLVIISISHFKQLHTPTNLLILSLAVSDLLVGLIVIPVMTVAIMESCWGFGEYFCAFHFFIACLCTSLSLGNLVLISIDRYVAVCDPLLYHSKITTTRMMCCISITCYLALVNSLINPIIYAFFYPWFKVTAKLILTLKIRRL; encoded by the exons ATGGAGAAACATGAAGATATTCAATACTGTTTTCAAGACGGAAACTCTTCTTGCAGAAAGGTTTTGCTATCGACATCTATCTACATAACACTGTACATCTTCTTCTCATTGATTTCAGCGGTTACAGTATTTTTGAATGTACTGGTGATTATCTCCATCTCTCACTTCAAGCAGCTCCACACTCCAACCAACCTGCTCatcctctctctggctgtgtcAGATCTCCTGGTGGGACTGATTGTGATACCAGTAATGACTGTAGCAATAATGGAATCATGCTGGGGTTTTGGGGAATATTTCTGTGCGTTTCATTTCTTCATTGCTTGTTTATGTACTTCTTTATCTCTGGGCAATTTGGTCTTGATATCTATTGATCGCTATGTTGCTGTGTGTGATCCCTTATTGTACCACtctaaaataacaacaacaagaaTGATGTGTTGTATATCCATCACCTG TTATCTGGCACTTGTTAATTCCTTAATTAATCCAATAATTTATGCTTTCTTTTATCCATGGTTCAAAGTGACAGCTAAACTTATTTTAACTTTGAAGATAAGACGTTTATAG